One Janthinobacterium sp. TB1-E2 genomic region harbors:
- a CDS encoding chemotaxis protein CheW, giving the protein MTNLIATESPATIDDCWNHIGVVGDQSCPKLPANVHCRNCDVYAGAAQRNLQRPVDEHYRRDWASHFRQIDAGGEVRDSSALVFRIGREWLALPTRVFDSVAPQAKPHALPHRGGGGLAGIVNIGGKLYPCMSLASLLGIDEQGAPPAKGRHTFARLLLMRWEEQAYALPVADLHGIVRYASGAVQAPAATINKGLSRFLSGVITEGDMRIGCLDTALIGFQLARLLR; this is encoded by the coding sequence ATGACAAATCTCATCGCCACCGAGTCCCCCGCCACCATCGACGACTGCTGGAACCATATCGGCGTGGTCGGCGACCAGAGCTGCCCCAAGCTGCCAGCCAACGTGCATTGCCGCAACTGCGACGTGTATGCGGGCGCCGCCCAGCGCAACCTGCAGCGGCCCGTGGACGAACACTACCGGCGCGACTGGGCCAGCCACTTCCGCCAGATCGATGCGGGCGGCGAAGTGCGTGACAGTTCGGCGCTGGTGTTTCGCATCGGCCGCGAATGGCTGGCGCTGCCCACGCGCGTGTTCGACTCCGTGGCGCCGCAGGCCAAGCCGCACGCGCTGCCGCACCGCGGCGGGGGCGGCCTGGCGGGCATCGTCAATATCGGTGGCAAGCTGTATCCGTGCATGTCGCTGGCCAGTTTGCTGGGCATCGATGAACAGGGCGCGCCGCCAGCCAAGGGCCGCCACACGTTTGCGCGCCTGCTGCTGATGCGCTGGGAAGAGCAGGCCTACGCGCTGCCCGTGGCCGACCTGCACGGCATCGTGCGCTACGCGTCGGGCGCCGTGCAGGCGCCGGCGGCCACCATCAACAAGGGGCTGTCGCGCTTCCTGTCGGGCGTGATCACCGAGGGCGACATGCGCATCGGCTGCCTCGATACGGCGCTGATCGGCTTTCAACTTGCGAGACTATTACGATGA
- a CDS encoding hybrid sensor histidine kinase/response regulator, producing MSQDQHGDLSAFSMLDLFRMEADSQTQILTDGLLAMERHAGDAAAVEAMMRAAHSIKGAAAIVGLQVVVQLAHGMEDSFVAAQHGRLKLTPERVDVLLSGVDLIVQLSRLDDAGAEAWLAANAAQIDQTLNAIAGIADLPELPALPPAPAPMSAPLPPEAAEPQAPVASGLAGDEPEAAAPAPRTATSTGAPAKAQAQNFDKLLSLASESRINAHQMHPFVGALQRFKRNQSSLFSAIEHLHEAIARSADPGLMEKSLLALQKTQPLKQFMLEHIADIETYERRLLAVSQGMVDEVLALRMRPFRDGIHAFPRMVRDLARSLGKEVQLEIEGEDTLVDRDILAKIESPLNHMLRNAIDHGMEGPYERIDAGKEALGTIRMEARHRAGMLSIEISDDGRGVDLEKIRQSVIERKMASPAMAAALSPGELLEFLFLPAFSLKEKANQLSGRGVGLDIVHETIRQQNGTVRLESEPGRGFRALITLPLTQSIVRALVVDVHGEAYAIPIVKVESVVRVPQAAIHTLENKQFFELKGEHLGLVSAAQVLELGEAANQAEDLPVVVIGRGKQSYALVVDAIRGEQSLAVQAIDPIFGKMRDISAAALLDDGEPVLILDVPDLLLSIDKLLHEGGLHQLAQAGHAERRKAKRILVVDDSLTVREMERKLLLARGFDVDVAIDGIDGWNVVRSGEYDLVITDVDMPRMDGIELVSLIKKDLHLHKLPVMIVSYKDRPEDRARGLSAGADYYLTKGSFHDETLLDAVADLIGDARL from the coding sequence ATGAGCCAGGACCAGCACGGCGACCTCAGTGCCTTTTCCATGCTGGACCTGTTCCGCATGGAAGCGGACAGCCAGACCCAGATCCTTACCGACGGCTTGCTGGCCATGGAGCGCCATGCGGGCGACGCGGCCGCCGTCGAAGCGATGATGCGCGCGGCCCACTCGATCAAGGGCGCGGCCGCCATCGTCGGCCTGCAAGTGGTGGTGCAGCTGGCGCACGGCATGGAAGACAGCTTTGTCGCCGCCCAGCATGGGCGCTTGAAGCTCACGCCGGAGCGGGTCGACGTGCTGTTGTCGGGCGTCGACCTGATCGTGCAGCTGTCGCGCCTGGACGACGCGGGCGCCGAAGCCTGGCTGGCCGCGAATGCGGCGCAGATCGACCAGACCCTGAACGCCATCGCCGGTATCGCCGACCTGCCCGAATTGCCGGCCCTGCCCCCGGCGCCTGCGCCCATGTCTGCACCCTTGCCGCCGGAAGCGGCAGAACCGCAAGCGCCCGTGGCCAGCGGCCTGGCGGGGGATGAACCGGAAGCGGCCGCCCCGGCGCCGCGTACAGCGACCAGTACAGGTGCGCCAGCCAAGGCGCAAGCGCAAAACTTCGACAAACTGCTGTCGCTGGCCAGCGAATCGCGCATCAATGCGCACCAGATGCACCCGTTCGTCGGCGCCCTGCAGCGCTTCAAGCGCAACCAGAGCAGCCTGTTTTCCGCCATCGAGCACCTGCACGAAGCCATTGCCCGCTCGGCCGACCCGGGCCTGATGGAAAAGTCCCTGCTGGCGCTGCAAAAGACGCAGCCCCTGAAGCAGTTCATGCTCGAGCACATCGCCGACATCGAAACCTATGAACGGCGCCTGCTGGCCGTCTCGCAAGGCATGGTCGACGAAGTGCTGGCCCTGCGCATGCGCCCTTTCCGCGACGGCATCCACGCGTTCCCGCGCATGGTGCGCGACCTGGCGCGCAGCCTGGGCAAGGAAGTTCAGCTCGAGATCGAAGGCGAAGACACCCTGGTCGACCGCGACATCCTGGCGAAGATCGAAAGCCCGCTGAACCACATGCTGCGCAATGCCATCGACCATGGCATGGAAGGCCCGTACGAGCGCATCGACGCGGGCAAGGAAGCGCTGGGCACGATACGCATGGAGGCGCGCCACCGCGCCGGCATGCTGAGCATCGAGATCAGCGACGACGGGCGCGGTGTCGACCTGGAAAAAATCCGCCAGTCCGTCATCGAGCGCAAGATGGCCAGCCCCGCCATGGCCGCCGCGCTGTCGCCGGGCGAACTGCTGGAATTTTTGTTCCTGCCCGCCTTCAGCCTGAAGGAAAAGGCGAATCAATTGTCCGGACGCGGCGTGGGCCTCGACATCGTGCACGAGACGATACGCCAGCAAAACGGCACGGTGCGCCTGGAATCGGAGCCGGGCCGCGGTTTCCGCGCCCTGATCACTCTGCCGCTGACGCAGTCGATCGTGCGTGCGCTGGTGGTCGATGTGCACGGCGAAGCCTACGCCATCCCCATCGTCAAGGTGGAAAGCGTGGTGCGCGTGCCGCAAGCGGCCATCCATACCCTGGAAAACAAGCAGTTCTTCGAACTCAAGGGCGAGCATCTGGGCCTGGTGTCGGCGGCGCAGGTGCTCGAGCTGGGCGAAGCGGCCAACCAGGCCGAGGATTTGCCCGTGGTGGTGATCGGCCGGGGCAAGCAAAGCTATGCGCTGGTGGTCGACGCCATCCGCGGCGAGCAAAGCCTGGCCGTGCAAGCCATCGATCCGATCTTCGGCAAGATGCGCGACATTTCCGCCGCCGCCCTGCTCGACGACGGCGAGCCGGTGCTGATCCTCGACGTGCCCGATTTGCTGCTGTCGATCGATAAGCTGCTGCACGAGGGCGGCCTGCACCAGCTGGCGCAGGCGGGCCACGCCGAACGCCGCAAGGCCAAGCGCATCCTCGTCGTCGACGATTCGCTGACGGTGCGCGAGATGGAGCGCAAGCTGCTGCTGGCGCGCGGCTTCGACGTCGACGTGGCCATCGACGGCATCGACGGCTGGAACGTGGTGCGCAGCGGAGAATATGACCTGGTGATCACCGACGTGGACATGCCGCGCATGGATGGCATCGAACTCGTTTCGCTGATCAAGAAGGACCTGCACCTGCACAAGCTGCCGGTGATGATCGTGTCGTACAAGGACCGTCCGGAAGACCGCGCGCGCGGCCTGTCCGCCGGCGCCGACTATTATTTGACCAAAGGCAGCTTCCACGACGAGACCTTGCTCGACGCGGTGGCCGACCTGATAGGAGATGCCCGCTTATGA
- a CDS encoding chemotaxis protein CheW, with the protein MKVLLFHIGRDRYGLPLARIVRVLPLLELKQLPLTPDYVAGLMDLHGTPVPVIDLSRLAGLPAAAAQFDTRIVIVDYRAPGGETTHALGLLASQVRGIADIDTLQLEDSGVATVPFLGQVASDADGIVQLVELEHLLPPDVRALLFQDAGAA; encoded by the coding sequence ATGAAAGTGCTGCTCTTTCACATCGGACGCGACCGCTACGGCCTGCCCTTGGCCCGCATCGTGCGCGTCCTGCCGCTGCTGGAGCTGAAACAGTTGCCGCTCACGCCAGACTACGTGGCCGGCCTGATGGACTTGCATGGCACGCCCGTGCCCGTGATCGACCTGTCGCGCCTGGCCGGACTGCCGGCCGCCGCCGCGCAGTTCGACACGCGCATCGTCATCGTCGACTACCGCGCCCCTGGCGGCGAAACCACGCACGCGCTGGGCCTGCTGGCCTCGCAAGTGCGCGGCATCGCCGACATCGACACGCTCCAGCTTGAAGACAGCGGCGTGGCGACAGTGCCCTTCCTGGGCCAGGTGGCCAGCGATGCCGACGGCATCGTGCAGCTGGTGGAACTGGAACACCTGCTGCCGCCGGACGTGCGCGCGCTGCTGTTTCAAGACGCGGGCGCGGCATGA
- the argF gene encoding ornithine carbamoyltransferase, producing MSTKKPIKHYLQFSDFTLEEYEYVIERAHLIKRKFKNYEIYHPLIDRTLVMVFEKNSTRTRLSFEAGMHQLGGAAIYLNTRDSQLGRGEPVEDAGQVMSRMCDIIMVRTFGQEIIERFAANSRVPVINGLTNEHHPCQVFADIFTYIEHRGSIAGKVVAWIGDANNMLYSWLQAAEVFGFHVNVSTPKGYDIDLSQVKTQRYTFFANPSDACEGAHLVNTDVWTSMGYEAENAARIAAFDGWIVDGAKMSRAAPDALFMHCLPAHRGEEVAAEVIDGPQSVVWDEAENRLHVQKALIEYLLLGKIQ from the coding sequence ATGTCGACAAAAAAACCGATCAAGCACTACCTCCAGTTCTCCGATTTCACGTTGGAAGAGTACGAATATGTGATCGAACGCGCCCATCTGATCAAGCGCAAGTTCAAGAATTACGAAATCTACCATCCACTGATCGACCGCACCCTGGTGATGGTCTTTGAAAAGAACTCCACCCGCACGCGATTGTCGTTCGAAGCCGGCATGCACCAGCTGGGCGGCGCCGCCATCTACCTGAACACGCGCGATTCCCAATTGGGCCGCGGCGAGCCGGTGGAAGACGCGGGCCAGGTCATGTCGCGCATGTGCGACATCATCATGGTGCGTACCTTCGGCCAGGAGATCATCGAGCGTTTCGCCGCCAATTCGCGCGTGCCGGTAATCAATGGCCTGACCAATGAACACCACCCGTGCCAGGTCTTTGCCGACATCTTCACCTACATCGAACACCGCGGCTCGATCGCCGGCAAGGTCGTCGCCTGGATCGGCGACGCCAACAACATGCTGTACTCGTGGCTGCAGGCGGCCGAAGTGTTCGGCTTCCACGTCAACGTCTCGACGCCGAAGGGCTACGACATCGACCTGTCGCAAGTCAAGACGCAGCGCTATACCTTCTTCGCGAACCCGTCGGACGCGTGCGAAGGCGCGCACCTGGTCAACACGGACGTGTGGACCAGCATGGGCTACGAAGCGGAAAACGCGGCCCGTATCGCCGCCTTCGACGGCTGGATCGTCGATGGCGCGAAGATGTCCCGCGCCGCACCCGACGCGCTGTTCATGCACTGCCTGCCCGCCCACCGCGGCGAGGAAGTGGCCGCCGAAGTGATCGACGGTCCGCAATCGGTCGTGTGGGACGAGGCGGAAAACCGCTTGCACGTGCAAAAAGCGCTGATTGAATACCTGTTACTCGGTAAAATCCAATAA
- a CDS encoding argininosuccinate synthase, with the protein MSDIKKVVLAYSGGLDTSVILKWLQDNYQCEIVTFTADLGQGEELEPARAKAIKFGIKPENIHIEDVREEFVRDFVFPMFRANTVYEGEYLLGTSIARPLIAKRLIEIANATGADAISHGATGKGNDQVRFELGAYALKPGVKIIAPWREWDLLSREKLLKYAEDAGIEIDMKHKNGGAPYSMDANLLHISFEGRHLENPSAEAEETMWRWTVSPENAPDEAEYLDIEYEKGDIVAINGVRMSPATVLAELNKVGGKHGVGRLDLVENRYVGMKSRGCYETPGGTIMLKAHRAIESITLDREVAHLKDDLMPRYASMIYNGYWWAPERVALQTLIDHTQETVNGWVRIKLYKGNVIVVSRDSKTDSLFDMNIATFDEDGGAYNQADAGGFIKLNALRMRIAAIAREKRGQK; encoded by the coding sequence ATGAGCGACATTAAAAAAGTAGTCCTGGCCTATTCCGGCGGACTCGACACCTCCGTCATCCTGAAATGGCTGCAAGATAACTACCAGTGCGAAATCGTCACCTTCACGGCCGACCTGGGCCAGGGCGAAGAGCTGGAACCGGCGCGCGCCAAGGCAATCAAGTTCGGCATCAAGCCGGAAAACATCCATATCGAAGACGTGCGCGAAGAATTCGTGCGCGATTTCGTGTTCCCGATGTTCCGCGCCAACACCGTGTATGAAGGCGAATACCTGCTGGGCACTTCGATCGCCCGTCCGCTGATCGCCAAGCGCCTGATCGAAATCGCCAACGCCACGGGCGCCGACGCCATCTCGCACGGCGCGACCGGCAAGGGCAACGACCAGGTGCGTTTCGAACTGGGAGCCTACGCGCTCAAACCAGGCGTGAAGATCATCGCCCCATGGCGCGAGTGGGATCTGCTGTCGCGCGAAAAACTGCTGAAGTACGCGGAAGACGCCGGCATCGAAATCGACATGAAGCACAAGAACGGCGGCGCGCCGTACTCGATGGATGCCAACTTGCTGCACATCAGCTTTGAAGGCCGCCACCTGGAAAACCCGAGCGCCGAAGCGGAAGAGACCATGTGGCGCTGGACCGTCAGCCCGGAAAACGCCCCGGACGAAGCGGAATACCTGGACATCGAATACGAAAAAGGCGATATCGTCGCCATCAACGGCGTGCGCATGTCGCCCGCCACCGTGCTGGCCGAACTGAACAAGGTTGGCGGCAAGCATGGCGTGGGACGCCTGGACCTGGTGGAAAACCGCTACGTCGGCATGAAATCGCGCGGCTGCTATGAAACCCCGGGCGGCACCATCATGTTGAAAGCCCACCGCGCCATCGAATCGATCACCCTGGACCGCGAAGTGGCCCACCTGAAAGATGACCTGATGCCGCGCTACGCGTCGATGATCTACAACGGCTACTGGTGGGCGCCCGAGCGCGTCGCCCTGCAAACCCTGATCGACCACACGCAGGAAACCGTGAACGGCTGGGTACGTATCAAGCTGTACAAGGGCAATGTCATCGTCGTCTCGCGCGATTCGAAAACGGATTCGCTGTTCGACATGAACATCGCCACCTTCGACGAAGACGGCGGCGCGTACAACCAGGCCGACGCCGGCGGCTTCATCAAGCTGAACGCCTTGCGCATGCGCATCGCCGCCATCGCCCGCGAAAAGCGTGGCCAAAAGTAA
- a CDS encoding methyl-accepting chemotaxis protein: protein MFKDLSIKNKLYLGFGSIVAIILILLGVAYNSFSRLSEANAWDRHTMEVLGEIDRIHNSILQIQVEARGFILTGSETSLSPESNEMDVLSQHTQKAIAMTADNKVQSERFRKIDALTTTWVKEWITPLIEKRRALGNAPGATETVARTMPAGGYPAVRQANKLLDEVAAEESRLLAERTATTTKLQETMMLTLALGGLLCVALALGISYLLGRAILGPLNSLTDAVGRIASGDQRARATILSRDELGKVSEEFNRMAQTIQDNQANELAATNSLRAKVDSLLEVVSKAASGDLTGKVGITGSDAIGQLGNGLAKMFENLRSLLNNVQKAGIQVTTSATEIAASARQQEATGIEQAQTSVEILSTTKEISANTSQLLKTMEDATAVADYTTNATAEAQNNLKRMDSTMQHMVSATDSINAKLAALSEKASNINSVLITITKVADQTNILSLNAAIEAEKAGEAGRGFSVVATEIRRLADQTSVSTWDIEQMLKEMQSAVSASVMGMDKFSEEIRRSVGEVRQVAEQLSSVMDQVQKLTPQFDAVLQGMQSQAIGASQISDTMMQLNDATQQTVESLKATSEAVHQLQYAAGDLQSSVSTFAVTI, encoded by the coding sequence ATGTTCAAAGACCTGAGTATCAAGAATAAACTGTACCTGGGCTTCGGCTCCATCGTGGCCATCATCCTGATCTTGCTCGGCGTGGCCTACAACAGCTTTTCGCGCCTGTCGGAAGCCAATGCATGGGACCGCCACACGATGGAGGTGCTGGGCGAGATCGACAGGATCCACAATTCCATCCTGCAAATCCAGGTGGAAGCACGCGGTTTCATCCTGACCGGCAGTGAAACGTCGCTGTCGCCGGAATCGAATGAAATGGACGTGCTGAGCCAGCACACGCAAAAAGCCATCGCCATGACGGCCGACAACAAGGTGCAGTCGGAACGCTTCCGCAAGATCGACGCGCTGACCACCACCTGGGTCAAGGAGTGGATCACCCCGCTGATCGAAAAGCGCCGCGCGCTGGGCAATGCGCCCGGAGCCACGGAAACGGTGGCGCGCACCATGCCGGCCGGCGGCTACCCTGCCGTCAGGCAGGCGAACAAGCTGCTCGACGAAGTCGCGGCCGAAGAATCGCGCTTGCTGGCCGAACGCACGGCCACCACGACAAAATTGCAGGAAACCATGATGCTGACCCTGGCGCTGGGCGGCTTGCTGTGCGTGGCGCTGGCGCTGGGCATTTCCTACCTGCTGGGCCGCGCCATCCTCGGCCCGCTGAACAGCCTGACGGACGCCGTCGGGCGCATCGCCAGCGGCGACCAGCGCGCGCGCGCCACCATCCTTTCGCGCGACGAACTGGGCAAGGTGTCGGAAGAATTCAACCGCATGGCGCAAACCATCCAGGACAACCAGGCCAATGAGCTGGCCGCGACGAATAGCTTGCGGGCCAAGGTCGATTCGCTGCTGGAAGTGGTCTCGAAAGCCGCCTCGGGCGACCTGACGGGCAAGGTCGGCATCACGGGCAGCGACGCCATCGGCCAGCTGGGCAATGGCCTGGCGAAGATGTTTGAAAACCTGCGCAGCCTGCTCAACAATGTGCAAAAGGCCGGCATCCAGGTGACGACCTCCGCCACGGAAATCGCCGCCTCGGCGCGCCAGCAGGAAGCCACGGGCATCGAGCAGGCGCAAACGAGCGTGGAAATCCTCAGCACCACCAAGGAAATCTCGGCCAACACGAGCCAGTTGCTCAAAACCATGGAAGACGCCACTGCGGTGGCCGACTACACAACGAACGCGACGGCCGAAGCGCAGAACAACCTCAAGCGCATGGATTCGACCATGCAGCACATGGTCTCGGCCACCGATTCCATCAATGCCAAGCTGGCTGCCCTGTCGGAAAAAGCCAGCAATATCAATAGCGTGCTGATCACCATCACCAAGGTGGCCGACCAGACCAACATCCTGTCGCTGAACGCCGCCATCGAGGCGGAAAAAGCGGGCGAGGCGGGCCGCGGCTTTTCCGTGGTGGCGACGGAAATCCGCCGCCTGGCCGACCAGACGTCCGTGTCCACGTGGGATATCGAGCAAATGCTCAAGGAAATGCAGTCGGCCGTGTCCGCCAGCGTGATGGGCATGGATAAATTCTCGGAAGAGATTCGCCGCAGCGTGGGCGAAGTGCGGCAAGTGGCCGAGCAGCTGTCGTCCGTGATGGACCAGGTGCAAAAACTCACGCCGCAATTCGACGCCGTGCTGCAAGGCATGCAGTCGCAGGCGATCGGCGCTTCGCAGATTTCCGACACCATGATGCAGCTCAACGACGCCACGCAGCAGACGGTGGAGTCCCTGAAGGCCACCAGCGAAGCCGTGCACCAGCTGCAATATGCGGCGGGCGACCTGCAGTCGAGCGTGTCGACTTTCGCCGTGACCATCTGA
- a CDS encoding protein-glutamate O-methyltransferase CheR, which translates to MTAQTLLRRATGLSVSKSVAERAVGQRMEQTGFADSEAYLQALTPAEMTQLIELVVVPESWLFRDPQAFYATVELVQERWARGRATRILSIPCAGGEEPYSMAMALRDGGVPKQAFSIDAYDLSPGCIERAQAGIYGRNAFRAQDVAFRERYFTHVADDSYRIIDSLREQVTFRQGNLLQFDTATYSRHYDVIFCRNLLIYFDKPTTRAAIQNLSALLADDGMLLAGYAEVPSFCQNGFTTLQFRQAFALKKETAAPASPVQMAPLPALRTLRSVPPAPRRAAVTAPSSAAQAAPRTRPVSVPSPAPATQAAQADLLAEARLLADRGQLREAGEKCHAHLAKVPEAAEAYFMLGIINELAGKMDLADDYWRRCIYLQPDHYEALCHLSLLAERNGNHTAAATLKARAARIYERRQASN; encoded by the coding sequence ATGACGGCGCAAACCCTGCTGCGCCGCGCGACCGGCCTGTCCGTCTCCAAATCCGTGGCCGAACGGGCCGTCGGCCAGCGCATGGAGCAAACGGGATTTGCCGATAGCGAAGCCTACCTACAGGCGCTCACGCCGGCCGAAATGACGCAATTGATCGAACTGGTGGTGGTGCCCGAATCGTGGCTGTTCCGCGATCCGCAAGCGTTCTACGCCACCGTCGAACTGGTACAGGAACGCTGGGCGCGGGGACGCGCCACGCGCATCCTGTCAATCCCCTGCGCAGGCGGCGAGGAGCCGTATTCGATGGCCATGGCGCTGCGCGACGGCGGCGTGCCGAAACAGGCGTTCAGCATCGACGCCTATGACCTGAGCCCCGGCTGCATCGAGCGGGCGCAGGCGGGAATCTACGGCCGCAACGCCTTCCGCGCGCAGGACGTGGCCTTCCGCGAGCGCTATTTCACGCACGTGGCCGACGACTCCTACCGCATCATCGACTCCTTGCGCGAACAGGTGACCTTCAGGCAGGGCAACCTGCTGCAGTTCGATACGGCCACCTACAGCCGCCATTACGACGTCATCTTTTGCCGCAACCTCCTGATCTACTTTGACAAGCCGACCACGCGCGCGGCCATCCAGAATCTGTCGGCCCTGCTGGCCGACGACGGCATGCTGCTGGCCGGCTATGCGGAAGTGCCGTCGTTCTGCCAGAACGGCTTTACGACGCTGCAGTTCCGCCAGGCGTTCGCCCTGAAGAAGGAAACGGCGGCGCCGGCCAGTCCCGTTCAGATGGCCCCACTGCCGGCCTTGCGCACCTTACGCAGCGTGCCGCCCGCGCCAAGGCGCGCTGCCGTGACAGCCCCCTCTTCCGCCGCACAGGCGGCGCCGCGCACGCGCCCCGTGTCCGTGCCATCGCCGGCGCCGGCCACGCAAGCCGCGCAGGCCGATTTGCTGGCCGAGGCGCGCCTGCTGGCCGACCGCGGCCAGTTGCGCGAGGCCGGCGAAAAATGCCACGCCCACCTGGCGAAAGTGCCCGAGGCGGCGGAAGCGTATTTCATGCTGGGCATCATCAATGAACTGGCCGGCAAGATGGACCTGGCCGACGACTACTGGCGCCGCTGCATCTACCTGCAGCCCGACCATTACGAGGCGCTGTGCCACCTGTCCCTGCTGGCCGAACGCAATGGCAACCACACGGCCGCCGCCACCCTGAAGGCGCGTGCGGCACGCATCTACGAGCGCCGCCAGGCGTCCAACTAA